From the Terriglobia bacterium genome, the window AGAACTTCTTCCTGCGGGTATTGCGCGGAGAGCGTCACGTCCACGAAAGCCTGCGACCAGTCGCGGCTCAGGTTGCTGACCATGCGGATCTCGCCGTTGGCGATGGTCACCAGGCCGCCGGCCGGATCGCGCACCACGGTGCGCCGCAGCGTGAGGTATTCCACGCGCCCGACTGTGGTGCCGAACTGGATAGTGTCCCCGACCACGTACTGGTCTTCGAGAACGATGTAGAAGCCGCTGATAAGGTCGCGCACCACGTTTTGCGCGCCGAAGCCCAGCGCCAGGCTGGCCAGGCCGGCCAGTGCCGCCACCGGTGTGACGTTGATGCCGAACTCCGGCAGCGCCGTCAGGAGGGCGATGCCCCAAACGGCCTTGCTGCCCGCGCTGTAGAGCACAGTGGCCAGGGTGCGCGTCTGTTGCTCGCGGATCTGCGCTACGCGCGTCGGCGCCACGGCGGGCTTGATGAGCAGATTGGTCATCACGCGCAGCAGGCGGTTGAGGATCAAAGCGAAGAGGAAGATGCCCGCGAGGTGCAGGGCATTTGCCACGGTGAATTCCAGCCAATGGATATGGGAACTGGACATCATGGTTACAAGGAGGGAAAGTATAGCATTGGAATGAGCCGGGCGGGCGCGCGGAACGCGCCACGCCCCGGCCCGGAGGAGGTACGCATGACGGATTCCCGGCGGCGTTTCGTTTTGGCCCTGGCTGGACTTGCGGGTTCGGCGCTGGCCGGTCCGCGCCTGCTGCGGGCGCAGAATCCGGGCCTGGATCCGAGGGAGCAGGAAGAAGAGCCTCCGGCCATTTCCCCGCGCAAAGCCGCCAAAGCGGCGCTTAAAGAGGAGCAGAAGGAGATTAAGAAAAAAGTAACGCGTCTTTACGAGCTTGCCGCGGAGCTCAAGGCCGAGGTGGAGAAAACCGATTCCACAGCGGTGCTCTCCCTGAGCCTGCTGAAAAAAACCGAAGAGATCGAGAAGCTGGCCCGGCAGATCCGCAGCCACGCCAAGGGCTGAGTCCGTGTGGCGGTTGGCGTGAAGCTGCAGCCAGAGGCGGGCGCCTCGCGCTCCGGGCACGGTCCCTGCGCACGCTCTGGCGCGCCGCTTTCGATCAGGTTACAATGAATAAGTGCGGTGCCATTCGCCGCGCACTGCGCGCCTGTAGCTCAGATGGATAGAGCGCTGGTCTCCGGAACCAGAGGTCGGAGGTTCGAACCCTCTCAGGCGCGCCATAACTCTCCTGGAATCAATCAGAGAATTCACTGCACACGCCCGTCGGCCCCCAACTTCGGAACATTTCGGAACAATAAGCGCTCAAGACCCTCGACTGCGCGTCGCTGCGACTTCGGCAGAACCTGCGTGTAGAGATTGAGCGTCATTGCCGCGTCTGCATGTCCGAGCTGGGCTTGCAGGA encodes:
- a CDS encoding mechanosensitive ion channel family protein, which produces MANALHLAGIFLFALILNRLLRVMTNLLIKPAVAPTRVAQIREQQTRTLATVLYSAGSKAVWGIALLTALPEFGINVTPVAALAGLASLALGFGAQNVVRDLISGFYIVLEDQYVVGDTIQFGTTVGRVEYLTLRRTVVRDPAGGLVTIANGEIRMVSNLSRDWSQAFVDVTLSAQYPQEEVLAAFESAAAALRGDAAWAPVLVDGPRVLGVQSFDRKGCTVRLQVRTAPTRQDEVACELRRRIQLEFQRQAIPLADVQRVEWSTPASTQPEGAAPPGSTLN